Proteins encoded in a region of the Streptomyces sp. NBC_01471 genome:
- a CDS encoding LysR family transcriptional regulator: protein MIEARHLRVLRAVAATGSFSAAARELGCTQPAVSQQMKALEASSGTTLLIRTGREMRLTQAGEALVRHAGGILAGLTAAEEEVAAIAGLRAGRVRLVSFPSGSSTLVPTALAALRAAHPGTRVSLVEGEPPRSVEMVRDGDCDVALAFRYGPATDEWDDLVVRPLLTDRMVGLVPAGHRLADADAITVGDLADESWIAGCPRCRRQLVEVCESAGFTPRIDFATDDYPAVIGLVGAGLGVAVLPELAIESVRPMGARTVSVEPAVQREIVALTLPDLAQVPAIAATLDRLTRAAAR, encoded by the coding sequence ATGATCGAGGCCCGCCATCTCCGCGTCCTGCGAGCCGTCGCCGCCACCGGCTCCTTCTCCGCGGCCGCCCGCGAACTGGGCTGCACCCAGCCCGCGGTAAGCCAGCAGATGAAGGCCCTTGAGGCGTCTTCGGGGACGACGCTGCTGATCCGCACGGGCCGCGAAATGCGCCTCACTCAGGCGGGCGAGGCCCTGGTCCGGCACGCGGGCGGCATCCTCGCCGGGCTCACGGCAGCCGAGGAGGAGGTCGCCGCCATCGCGGGGCTGCGTGCGGGCCGGGTGCGGCTGGTGTCCTTCCCCAGCGGCAGCTCGACGCTGGTACCCACCGCCCTGGCGGCGCTGCGGGCCGCCCATCCCGGCACCCGGGTCTCCCTGGTCGAGGGAGAGCCGCCGCGGTCCGTCGAGATGGTGCGCGACGGGGACTGCGATGTGGCGCTCGCCTTCCGCTACGGGCCTGCCACGGACGAGTGGGACGACCTGGTCGTACGGCCGCTGCTCACCGACCGCATGGTCGGACTGGTCCCGGCCGGGCACCGGCTGGCAGACGCGGACGCCATCACCGTGGGCGACCTGGCCGACGAGTCCTGGATCGCGGGCTGCCCGCGCTGCCGCCGACAGCTGGTCGAGGTCTGCGAGAGTGCGGGCTTCACCCCGCGGATCGACTTCGCGACCGACGACTATCCAGCGGTGATCGGCCTGGTCGGCGCGGGTCTCGGGGTGGCTGTGCTGCCGGAGTTGGCGATCGAGTCCGTACGGCCCATGGGTGCCAGGACGGTATCGGTGGAGCCGGCGGTTCAGCGCGAGATCGTCGCACTGACCCTGCCGGATCTGGCCCAGGTCCCCGCCATCGCGGCGACCCTGGACCGGCTCACCCGGGCCGCCGCGCGCTGA
- a CDS encoding MOSC domain-containing protein yields MRLLSVNVGRARTAAYTDAEGGRTGVDKRPVDGPVRVFQPGPKGVGASGVEGDSVCDLRFHGGDDRAVYAFAREDLDTWEQELGRPLADGSFAENLTTSGVDVSGALIGEQWRVGPDVVLEVTGGRIPCRTFQGHVGEPGWVRRFTLAGAPGALLRVIRAGAFRAGDPVEVVRRPEHDITVALLFRAATIERELLPRTLVAAEWMESGLLGVARDYTDKHASSD; encoded by the coding sequence ATGAGACTTCTGTCAGTGAATGTGGGGCGCGCCAGGACCGCCGCGTACACGGACGCCGAGGGCGGACGGACCGGCGTCGACAAGCGGCCGGTCGACGGCCCCGTACGGGTTTTCCAGCCGGGCCCCAAGGGTGTGGGTGCCAGTGGGGTCGAGGGTGACTCGGTCTGCGACCTGCGTTTCCACGGCGGCGACGACCGCGCGGTGTACGCCTTCGCCCGCGAGGACCTGGACACCTGGGAGCAGGAACTGGGTCGCCCGCTGGCCGACGGCTCGTTCGCCGAGAACCTCACCACCAGCGGTGTGGATGTGAGCGGCGCGCTGATCGGTGAACAGTGGCGCGTAGGCCCCGATGTCGTGCTGGAGGTCACCGGCGGACGCATTCCCTGCCGTACGTTCCAGGGGCACGTGGGCGAGCCGGGGTGGGTCAGGCGCTTCACTCTGGCCGGGGCGCCCGGAGCGCTGCTGCGGGTGATCCGGGCGGGCGCTTTCCGCGCCGGCGACCCCGTCGAGGTCGTACGCCGCCCGGAGCACGACATCACGGTGGCACTGCTCTTCCGCGCGGCGACGATCGAGCGCGAACTGCTGCCGCGGACGCTGGTGGCGGCGGAGTGGATGGAGTCGGGGCTGCTGGGCGTGGCGCGGGACTACACGGACAAGCACGCGAGTTCGGACTGA
- a CDS encoding sigma-70 family RNA polymerase sigma factor: MRDDEAANAHGAIGALVHLAVDGDQQATHDLLAHVHPLALRYCRTRLNRLPGDARHFVEDLAQEVCVAVLMALPRYKDTGRPFEAFVFAIATHKVADLQRAAMRHPGSTAVPSDEMPERPDDSLGPEERALLSSDAAWARKLLANLPDNQRELLVLRVAVGLTAEETGQMLGMSPGAVRVAQHRALSRLRALAEQ, translated from the coding sequence ATGCGGGACGACGAGGCTGCGAATGCCCATGGGGCCATCGGCGCGCTCGTCCACCTGGCTGTAGACGGAGACCAGCAGGCCACGCACGACCTGCTGGCGCACGTCCATCCGCTGGCCCTGCGCTACTGCCGTACGCGGCTGAACCGGCTGCCCGGCGACGCCCGCCACTTCGTGGAGGACCTTGCCCAGGAAGTCTGCGTCGCGGTCCTGATGGCGCTGCCGCGTTACAAGGACACGGGCAGGCCCTTCGAGGCCTTCGTCTTCGCCATCGCCACCCACAAGGTCGCCGATCTTCAGCGGGCGGCCATGCGCCACCCCGGATCCACGGCCGTGCCGTCGGACGAGATGCCCGAGCGGCCGGACGACTCGCTCGGCCCCGAGGAGCGTGCGCTGCTCAGCAGCGATGCCGCCTGGGCCCGAAAGCTGCTGGCCAACCTTCCGGACAACCAGCGCGAACTGCTGGTGCTGCGAGTCGCCGTCGGGCTGACCGCCGAGGAGACCGGGCAGATGCTGGGGATGTCGCCGGGGGCCGTACGGGTCGCTCAGCACCGAGCTCTGAGCCGGCTGCGGGCACTGGCCGAGCAGTAG
- a CDS encoding SDR family NAD(P)-dependent oxidoreductase — protein sequence MTTALITGATAGIGAAFARRLATDGHNLVLVARNTERLQEQATELHDRHGIEAEVLTADLGTDDGIALVEKRLADSRNAIDLLVNNAGFGNKGQFLDVPMADELTMLKVHCEAVLRLTSAAVPGMRERGRGGVVNVASVAAFLPRGTYGASKAWVMQFTQGAARDLTGSGVRLMALCPGFVRTEFHERAGMGTDNIPGWMWLDADKLVTAALADLSRGKTLSIPDPRYKALMGAAKLAPRGLLGGITSKTGRKYGPQ from the coding sequence ATGACGACAGCACTGATCACGGGCGCGACAGCGGGAATCGGAGCCGCCTTCGCGCGGCGACTGGCCACGGACGGGCACAATCTCGTTCTGGTGGCGCGCAATACCGAACGGTTGCAGGAGCAGGCGACCGAGCTGCACGACCGGCACGGCATCGAAGCCGAGGTGCTGACCGCGGATCTCGGCACCGACGACGGCATCGCGCTCGTCGAGAAGCGCCTCGCGGACTCCCGGAACGCGATCGACCTGCTGGTCAACAATGCCGGGTTCGGAAACAAGGGCCAGTTCCTCGACGTTCCGATGGCCGACGAACTGACCATGCTCAAGGTGCACTGCGAGGCAGTCCTGCGGCTGACCTCCGCCGCGGTGCCGGGGATGCGGGAGCGGGGCCGTGGTGGCGTCGTCAACGTGGCGTCGGTGGCAGCGTTCCTGCCGCGCGGGACGTACGGAGCTTCGAAGGCCTGGGTCATGCAGTTCACCCAGGGCGCTGCCAGGGACCTGACCGGCTCGGGGGTACGGCTGATGGCGCTGTGCCCCGGCTTCGTCCGTACGGAGTTCCATGAACGCGCGGGCATGGGGACGGACAACATTCCCGGATGGATGTGGCTGGACGCCGACAAACTGGTGACGGCGGCGCTCGCGGATCTCTCGCGCGGGAAGACGCTGTCGATTCCCGACCCCCGGTACAAGGCACTGATGGGCGCGGCGAAACTGGCACCGCGCGGCCTGCTCGGGGGAATCACCTCCAAGACAGGCCGCAAGTACGGTCCTCAGTAA
- a CDS encoding WhiB family transcriptional regulator: MADFSRLPGPNADLWDWQLLAACRGVDSSLFFHPEGERGAARSARETSAKEVCMRCPVRAECAAHALAVREPYGVWGGLTEDEREELMGRARNRLITAATPNGSGPA, translated from the coding sequence ATGGCAGATTTTTCCCGCCTTCCCGGACCCAATGCCGACCTATGGGACTGGCAGCTCCTCGCGGCCTGCCGCGGGGTGGACAGCTCGCTCTTCTTCCATCCGGAGGGCGAACGGGGCGCAGCGCGCAGCGCGCGTGAGACCTCGGCGAAAGAGGTGTGCATGCGCTGCCCGGTCCGCGCCGAGTGCGCGGCGCACGCGCTCGCCGTACGGGAGCCCTACGGAGTGTGGGGCGGCCTGACCGAGGACGAACGCGAGGAGCTGATGGGGCGGGCCCGCAACAGGCTGATCACCGCAGCGACACCGAACGGTTCCGGCCCCGCTTAG
- the guaB gene encoding IMP dehydrogenase, with protein sequence MTANVDGVPEKFATLGLTYDDVLLLPGASEVLPNAVDTSSRISRNVTVNIPLLSAAMDKVTEARMAIAMARQGGVGVLHRNLSIEDQANQVDLVKRSESGMVTDPITVHPDATLREADELCAKFRISGVPVTDPAGKLLGIVTNRDMAFESDRNRQVREVMTPMPLVTGKVGISGADAMQLLRRHKIEKLPLVNDAGILKGLITVKDFVKAEKYPNAAKDGEGRLLVGAAVGASPEALDRAQALAEAGADFLIVDTSHGHNSNALNWMAKIKSSVSVDVIGGNVATRDGAQALVDAGVDGVKVGVGPGSICTTRVVAGIGVPQVTAIYEAALAARAAGVPVIGDGGLQYSGDIGKALAAGADSVMLGSLLAGCEESPGELLFINGKQFKSYRGMGSLGAMQTRGQARSYSKDRYFQADVSSDDKLVPEGIEGQVPYRGPLGNVLHQLVGGLRQTMGYVGAASVDQMESKGRFVRITSAGLKESHPHDIQMTVEAPNYARR encoded by the coding sequence ATGACTGCAAACGTCGACGGAGTGCCCGAGAAATTCGCGACGCTCGGGCTGACATACGACGACGTGCTGCTGCTGCCGGGCGCATCTGAAGTGCTCCCGAACGCCGTCGACACCTCGTCCAGGATCTCGCGGAACGTCACCGTGAACATCCCGCTGCTGTCCGCCGCGATGGACAAGGTCACCGAGGCCCGGATGGCCATCGCGATGGCCCGGCAGGGCGGTGTCGGTGTACTGCACCGCAATCTGTCGATCGAGGACCAGGCCAACCAGGTCGATCTGGTCAAGCGTTCCGAGTCCGGCATGGTCACCGACCCGATCACGGTGCACCCCGACGCGACGCTGCGCGAGGCCGACGAGCTGTGCGCCAAGTTCCGTATCAGCGGTGTCCCGGTGACCGACCCCGCGGGCAAGCTGCTGGGCATCGTCACCAACCGTGACATGGCGTTCGAGTCCGACCGCAACCGCCAGGTGCGCGAGGTCATGACCCCGATGCCGCTGGTGACCGGCAAGGTCGGGATCTCCGGCGCCGACGCCATGCAGCTGCTGCGCCGCCACAAGATCGAGAAGCTTCCGCTGGTCAACGACGCGGGCATTCTCAAGGGCCTGATCACGGTCAAGGACTTCGTCAAGGCCGAGAAGTACCCGAACGCGGCGAAGGACGGCGAGGGCCGGCTGCTCGTCGGCGCGGCCGTCGGGGCGAGCCCGGAGGCGCTGGACCGCGCCCAGGCGCTCGCCGAGGCCGGAGCCGACTTCCTGATCGTCGACACCTCGCACGGCCACAACAGCAACGCCCTCAACTGGATGGCGAAGATCAAGTCGAGCGTCTCCGTGGACGTCATCGGCGGGAACGTCGCCACCCGTGACGGTGCCCAGGCGCTGGTCGACGCGGGTGTGGACGGCGTCAAGGTCGGCGTCGGCCCCGGCTCGATCTGCACCACCCGCGTGGTCGCCGGTATCGGAGTCCCGCAGGTCACGGCGATCTACGAGGCCGCGCTCGCCGCGCGTGCCGCGGGCGTCCCGGTGATCGGCGACGGTGGCCTCCAGTACTCCGGAGACATCGGCAAGGCGCTCGCCGCCGGTGCCGACAGCGTGATGCTGGGCAGTCTGCTCGCCGGCTGCGAGGAGTCGCCCGGTGAGCTGCTCTTCATCAACGGCAAGCAGTTCAAGTCGTACCGCGGCATGGGCTCGCTCGGCGCGATGCAGACGCGTGGCCAGGCCCGCTCGTACTCCAAGGACCGTTACTTCCAGGCAGACGTGTCGTCCGACGACAAGCTCGTGCCCGAGGGCATCGAGGGCCAGGTGCCCTACCGGGGCCCGCTGGGCAACGTCCTGCACCAGCTCGTCGGCGGTCTGCGCCAGACGATGGGCTATGTGGGCGCGGCCAGCGTCGACCAGATGGAGAGCAAGGGCCGGTTCGTCCGGATCACGTCGGCGGGGCTCAAGGAGAGCCACCCGCACGACATCCAGATGACCGTCGAGGCCCCGAACTACGCACGGCGCTGA
- a CDS encoding response regulator transcription factor has translation MTSVLVCDDSPLAREALRRAVATVPGVERVTTAANGEEVLRRWGADRSDLILMDVRMPGLGGVETVRRLLSADPGARIIMLTVAEDLDGVALAVAAGARGYLHKDASRAELRATVTQALADPTWRLAPRRLRSAEMGAAPTLTAREIQVLEGMSHGRSNAEIGRELFLSEDTVKTHARRLFKKLGASDRAHAVALGFRWGLVR, from the coding sequence ATGACATCCGTCCTCGTCTGCGACGATTCCCCGCTTGCCCGAGAAGCGCTCCGTCGCGCGGTCGCGACGGTGCCCGGCGTCGAGCGGGTGACGACGGCGGCCAACGGCGAGGAAGTCCTCCGCCGCTGGGGTGCCGACCGTTCGGACCTGATTCTGATGGACGTACGGATGCCCGGTCTGGGTGGTGTGGAGACGGTGCGCCGGCTCCTCTCGGCCGACCCCGGCGCCCGGATCATCATGCTGACGGTCGCTGAGGATCTGGACGGTGTCGCGCTGGCGGTCGCCGCCGGTGCCCGCGGCTATCTGCACAAGGACGCCTCACGCGCCGAGCTGCGTGCGACGGTCACGCAGGCGCTCGCCGATCCGACCTGGCGGCTCGCCCCACGGCGACTCCGTTCGGCCGAAATGGGCGCGGCTCCCACGCTCACCGCGCGTGAGATCCAGGTACTCGAAGGGATGAGTCACGGCCGGTCGAACGCGGAGATCGGCCGGGAGCTCTTCCTCTCCGAGGACACGGTGAAGACGCACGCCAGGCGGCTGTTCAAGAAGCTCGGCGCCTCCGACCGTGCGCACGCGGTGGCGCTCGGTTTCCGGTGGGGCCTGGTTCGTTAG